ATTGTTTTCATTTTATATGCGATTCCAGCCTCAGAAGCATAATATGATTTTTCAAAAGCAAAAAATCCCCATAAAAAAGATGGCTTCGGGAACCACTCCGAAGCCACAATCAACCTAAACCTAAAACTAAACTATGAAAATTCTTATTTTACTCTTTCAACATAGTCACCAGTACGTGTATCAATCTTAACTTTATCGCCCTGATTGATAAACATTGGGACTTTTATCTCTACTCCTGTCTCTACCGTTGCATATTTCAATGCATTTGTAGAAGTATCGCCTTTAACCGCAGGCTCAGAGTAGGTTATTTCTAATTCCACATGAGAAGGTGTTTGTGCCATAATCGGCTCGTCACTTTCAAATGCGATGATTACATTCATTCCTTCTTTCAAAAACCGGATACTTTTACCGAATAATAATTTCGGTATGTTAAACTGTTCGAAAGTATTATTATCCATTACCACTAGTGCATCACCATCTTCATACAAAAACTGGTAATCACTGGTTTCAACACGGCAAATCTCCACCTCTTCATCAACACGGAACCTATATTCAACCAATTTACCGGTTTTAACATTCCGCATTCTAGCCTGATAAAAGGCACGTAAATTTCCGGGTGTACGATGTAGAAACTCTTCTACTTGTACCAACTCTCCGTTAAAACGAAGTATGTTCCCACTTTTTACTTCTGATGCTTTTGCCATTTTCTTTGAAATTGTGCCTAAACTTTCGGCTTTTTTTCGTGCCGCAAAGGTAAAGACTATTTATTAATCCTGCAATAGTAATTTAAAAATATTTTTTTTAAGACATTTTAAGCCCTAAACAGCCCCGTTTGGCCTGTTTTCAAATATATATTTTAGTTATTTATAATCCGTCAACTCAACAAAATGGTTACAAAAGGAATACTCAGACTCCTGATTTGACCCTATAATCAGAGTTCGGTTTACCGAAAATCGTTCAATCAGGTGCAGATACCAGGCCATTCCTTGCTTATCCAGATTGGAGGTCGGCTCATCCAGTATAAGGATTGGAGTGTTTGCACAGCAAGCCAAGGCAAGCTTAGTACGCTGCTTCATTCCCGAAGAGAAGTATTTTAAGGCTTTATCCTGAGATTTCGCAAGCCCAAGCAGGTGTAACACCGACTCCGCATTCATACCCTCGTAGAAGGCTTT
This is a stretch of genomic DNA from Candidatus Pedobacter colombiensis. It encodes these proteins:
- the efp gene encoding elongation factor P → MAKASEVKSGNILRFNGELVQVEEFLHRTPGNLRAFYQARMRNVKTGKLVEYRFRVDEEVEICRVETSDYQFLYEDGDALVVMDNNTFEQFNIPKLLFGKSIRFLKEGMNVIIAFESDEPIMAQTPSHVELEITYSEPAVKGDTSTNALKYATVETGVEIKVPMFINQGDKVKIDTRTGDYVERVK
- a CDS encoding ATP-binding cassette domain-containing protein; the protein is MTIGLANVGRRFNQEWIFRNIDYSFLSGEKYAVLGPNGSGKSTLLSVLLGNLSPSEGTISYKSEVDIPVEEVYKSISFAAPYLDLIEEFTLQETISFHFKFKAFYEGMNAESVLHLLGLAKSQDKALKYFSSGMKQRTKLALACCANTPILILDEPTSNLDKQGMAWYLHLIERFSVNRTLIIGSNQESEYSFCNHFVELTDYK